In the genome of Bradyrhizobium sp. CIAT3101, one region contains:
- a CDS encoding ribonucleoside-diphosphate reductase subunit alpha: protein MSLNLHDADTASAPIIHFRPQSLAGASSEPAMQIIRRNGKVTPFDSAKIAVAMTKAFLAVEGTTATASRRVHESVEQLTAEVVTALMRRASEGRTFHIEDVQDRVELALMRSENHKVARAYVLYREERTRQRAQEAAAQPTPASDSTLHVTLADGSRVGLDTSRLALIIGEACAGLDGVAVKPVLAETTRNLYDGISQDELAQALIMAARTLVEHEPNYAYVSARLLLDKLRGEVLSRVHGVATSASQADMATRYAEYFPTYVKVGIAAELLDPELARFDLHSIAAALKPERDLNFQFLGLQTLYDRYFLHQHGKRIELPQAFFMRVAMGLALREIDREAKAIEFYDLLSSFDFMASTPTLFNSGTLHPQLSSCFLTTVADNLDGIFKSIKDNALLAKYSGGLGNDWTPVRGLGAHIKGTNGESQGIIPFLKVANDTAIAVNQGGKRKGAVCAYLETWHLDIEEFLDLRKNTGDDRRRTHDMNTANWVPDLFMQRVDADGEWTLFSPDETPDLHDLYGETFRTAYEAYEARAKAGGMRLFKTVRATDLWRRMLTMLFETGHPWITFKDPCNLRSPQRHMGVIHSSNLCTEITLNTSADEVAVCNLGSVNLLSHVGADGVDHAKLKRTVRTAVRMLDNVIDINLYTIPEARRSNMRHRPVGLGLMGFQEALQLQRIPIASDKAVTFADISMEAISFHAIEASSDLATERGRYPSFAGSLWSKGILPLDSIQLLKDARGGLDVDRSSTLDWDRLRKKVVAGGMRNSNVMAIAPTATISNICGVSQSIEPNYQNLFVKSNMSGDFTVVNGLLVRDLKARGLWDEVMISDLKYFDGSVGQIDRVPDDLKHLYATAFEVDSSWLIEAGARRQKWIDQSQSLNLYIANPSGKTLDALYRLAWRRGLKTTYYLRSHSATHVEKSTLKGTDGKLNAVSASAAISYAPVVVPAIAAPDLDGMNPCHINDPECDACQ, encoded by the coding sequence ATGTCACTGAACCTACATGACGCGGACACCGCATCCGCACCCATCATCCACTTCCGTCCACAGTCACTTGCGGGTGCTTCCAGCGAGCCGGCCATGCAGATCATCCGCCGCAACGGCAAGGTGACCCCGTTTGACTCTGCCAAGATTGCGGTGGCCATGACCAAGGCCTTTCTGGCCGTCGAAGGCACCACGGCAACCGCCTCGCGCCGCGTGCATGAGAGCGTTGAGCAATTGACCGCCGAGGTCGTCACCGCGCTGATGCGGCGCGCCAGCGAAGGACGCACCTTCCACATCGAGGATGTTCAGGATCGGGTCGAACTCGCCTTGATGCGTAGTGAGAACCACAAGGTCGCACGCGCCTATGTGTTGTATCGCGAAGAGCGCACGCGTCAGCGAGCCCAGGAGGCAGCCGCGCAGCCGACGCCCGCCAGCGATTCGACCCTTCACGTCACGTTGGCGGATGGTTCGCGTGTCGGGCTGGATACCAGTCGCCTCGCGCTGATCATCGGCGAAGCCTGCGCCGGCCTCGATGGCGTCGCTGTGAAGCCGGTGCTGGCAGAGACCACCCGCAATCTCTACGACGGCATCAGCCAGGACGAGCTAGCGCAGGCTTTGATCATGGCAGCACGCACGCTGGTCGAGCACGAGCCAAACTATGCTTACGTCAGCGCCCGTTTGCTGCTCGACAAGCTCCGCGGCGAGGTACTCTCGCGCGTTCATGGCGTTGCGACGTCGGCCTCGCAAGCGGACATGGCGACGCGCTATGCTGAATACTTTCCGACCTATGTGAAAGTCGGGATCGCCGCCGAGCTGCTCGATCCCGAACTCGCCCGCTTCGATCTCCACAGCATAGCGGCGGCGCTGAAGCCGGAACGCGACCTGAACTTCCAGTTCCTCGGACTTCAGACGCTTTACGACCGCTACTTCCTGCATCAGCACGGCAAACGGATCGAACTGCCGCAGGCTTTCTTCATGCGGGTTGCGATGGGGCTGGCGCTGCGCGAGATCGATCGCGAGGCAAAGGCGATCGAGTTCTACGATCTATTGTCATCTTTCGACTTTATGGCCTCGACACCCACCCTGTTCAATTCTGGCACGCTGCATCCGCAGTTGTCGTCCTGCTTTCTCACCACCGTCGCCGATAATCTCGACGGCATTTTCAAATCGATCAAGGACAATGCGTTGCTCGCCAAATATTCGGGTGGCCTCGGCAATGACTGGACGCCAGTTCGCGGCTTAGGCGCTCACATCAAGGGCACCAATGGCGAGAGCCAGGGCATCATCCCGTTCCTCAAAGTTGCCAACGACACCGCGATCGCCGTCAACCAGGGTGGAAAGCGCAAGGGCGCGGTCTGCGCTTACCTTGAAACCTGGCACCTCGACATCGAGGAATTCCTCGATCTTCGCAAGAACACAGGCGACGACCGCCGCCGCACCCACGACATGAACACCGCGAACTGGGTGCCGGACCTGTTCATGCAGCGCGTCGATGCCGACGGCGAGTGGACGCTGTTCTCGCCGGACGAGACGCCAGACTTGCATGATCTCTACGGCGAGACATTCAGGACGGCCTACGAGGCCTATGAAGCGAGAGCGAAGGCCGGCGGCATGCGCCTCTTTAAAACAGTGCGCGCCACCGACCTTTGGCGTCGCATGTTGACCATGTTGTTCGAAACCGGCCATCCCTGGATTACCTTCAAAGACCCCTGCAACCTGCGCTCGCCACAGCGCCACATGGGCGTGATCCATTCCTCGAATCTTTGCACCGAGATCACGCTAAACACTTCGGCCGATGAGGTCGCCGTTTGCAATCTCGGCTCCGTCAATCTGCTTAGTCATGTCGGCGCCGACGGGGTCGACCATGCCAAGCTGAAGCGGACGGTTAGGACCGCTGTGCGGATGCTCGACAACGTCATCGACATTAACTTATACACCATCCCGGAGGCGCGTCGGTCCAACATGCGCCACCGCCCGGTAGGTCTCGGCCTGATGGGCTTCCAGGAGGCGCTTCAGCTCCAGCGCATCCCGATCGCGTCGGATAAGGCGGTCACGTTTGCGGATATCAGCATGGAGGCGATCTCCTTCCACGCCATCGAGGCGTCGTCAGATCTCGCAACCGAACGCGGACGCTATCCGAGCTTCGCGGGCTCGCTCTGGTCGAAAGGTATTTTGCCGCTCGACTCTATCCAACTTCTTAAGGATGCCCGCGGCGGACTCGATGTCGACCGCTCCTCGACCCTGGACTGGGATCGCCTGCGCAAGAAGGTCGTCGCTGGCGGCATGCGCAACTCCAATGTCATGGCGATCGCGCCAACGGCAACGATCTCCAACATCTGCGGCGTGTCGCAGTCGATCGAGCCAAACTATCAAAACCTCTTCGTCAAATCGAACATGTCGGGGGACTTCACGGTCGTGAACGGGCTCTTGGTCCGCGATCTCAAGGCTCGCGGTCTGTGGGATGAGGTGATGATCTCCGACCTAAAATATTTCGACGGCAGCGTCGGCCAGATCGATCGGGTGCCCGATGATCTCAAGCATCTCTATGCGACAGCCTTCGAGGTCGACAGTTCCTGGCTGATTGAAGCGGGTGCGCGACGGCAAAAATGGATCGACCAGTCGCAGTCGCTCAACCTCTACATCGCCAATCCATCTGGCAAGACACTAGACGCACTTTACCGCTTGGCCTGGCGCCGTGGATTGAAGACCACGTATTATCTGCGATCTCACAGTGCCACCCATGTCGAGAAATCGACCCTGAAGGGCACTGATGGCAAGCTCAACGCCGTGTCCGCCTCAGCCGCGATTTCATACGCGCCGGTTGTCGTCCCCGCTATTGCGGCGCCGGACTTGGACGGCATGAACCCCTGCCATATCAACGATCCCGAATGCGACGCCTGCCAGTAA
- a CDS encoding ribonucleotide-diphosphate reductase subunit beta, whose protein sequence is MLDWSNAETIVAAPPAVPSLTTTLPPKTRLTLEAADPTGLGAIDRAGGRVSVDEKQMINCRADVNQLLPLKYKWAWEKYLSACNNHWMPTEVSMQSDIALWKSRNGLTEDERHAIKRNLGFFAASESLVANNIVMAIYRHLTNPECRQYLLRQAFEEAVHTHTFQYIVESLGLDEGELFNMYREVPSITDKAAWALKHTQHLANPSFETGTPDDGRAFLRDLVAFYVVFEGMWFYTGFAQILSLGRRNKMVGIAEQYQYILRDESIHLNFGLDVINQIKIENPHLWTPALQDEVRGMLRDATGLEAAYGRDTMPRGFLGLNAALCEQYMHFIANRRCAQIGLSPVFAEVENPFPWMSETMDLKKEKNFFETRVIEYQNGGALTWE, encoded by the coding sequence ATGCTCGATTGGTCCAATGCCGAAACGATCGTTGCGGCGCCTCCCGCCGTCCCAAGCCTCACCACCACCCTACCTCCAAAGACCCGGCTCACGCTTGAGGCGGCCGATCCAACTGGCCTCGGTGCGATCGATCGTGCTGGCGGCCGCGTGTCGGTCGATGAGAAGCAGATGATCAACTGCCGCGCCGACGTCAACCAGCTCCTGCCGCTGAAGTACAAATGGGCTTGGGAGAAGTATCTCTCTGCTTGCAACAATCACTGGATGCCGACCGAAGTCTCGATGCAGTCTGATATCGCTTTGTGGAAGTCGCGCAACGGGCTGACGGAGGACGAGCGGCACGCGATAAAGCGCAATCTCGGCTTCTTCGCCGCTTCGGAATCGCTTGTCGCCAACAACATCGTGATGGCGATCTATCGCCACCTCACCAACCCCGAGTGCCGGCAGTACCTCTTGCGGCAGGCGTTCGAGGAGGCAGTCCACACCCATACCTTCCAGTACATCGTCGAAAGCCTTGGGCTGGATGAGGGTGAGCTGTTCAACATGTACCGCGAGGTGCCCTCGATCACCGACAAGGCGGCTTGGGCGCTCAAACACACGCAGCACCTCGCCAATCCGTCGTTCGAGACCGGCACGCCGGACGATGGCCGCGCCTTCCTGCGCGATCTCGTTGCCTTCTACGTCGTTTTCGAAGGCATGTGGTTCTACACCGGATTTGCTCAGATCCTATCGCTCGGCCGCCGCAACAAGATGGTCGGCATCGCCGAACAGTATCAGTACATCCTGCGCGATGAGAGCATTCACCTGAATTTCGGTCTCGATGTCATCAACCAGATCAAGATCGAGAACCCGCACCTGTGGACACCCGCCTTACAGGATGAGGTTCGCGGCATGCTTCGTGACGCAACCGGGCTCGAAGCCGCTTACGGCCGCGATACCATGCCGCGGGGGTTCCTCGGCCTGAACGCGGCTCTGTGCGAGCAGTACATGCACTTCATCGCGAACCGGCGCTGCGCGCAGATCGGACTTTCGCCTGTATTCGCCGAGGTCGAGAACCCGTTCCCCTGGATGTCGGAGACGATGGACCTGAAGAAGGAGAAAAACTTCTTCGAAACCCGCGTCATCGAATATCAGAACGGAGGCGCACTGACTTGGGAATAA
- a CDS encoding aspartate ammonia-lyase — translation MRIEEDILGKRELPADALYGINTARALENFPLTGRTIAALPEFVPALAILKEAAALANLEIGALSAQKAEAIVEACQEIRAGRYDAHLIVDVLEGSGGTSSNMNLNEVIANLAARLAGTPAGDYSFVHPNDHVNLSQSTNDVIPTAIKLAIFRVSEGTSLALMQLAAAFSEKKREHSQTMRLGRTCLQDAVPMLFGQTFGGYQAVIERHAKHVQELRRQLLIVPLGGTAVGTGLNAGPGYKPAIFRHLSALIGHEIKPAADPFDGMQNLDACARLSAEVRNSANSLWKIANDLIVLSSGPVGAVGEVALPAIQAGSSIIPGKVNPVVPIAVCQAAFAIAGNDAAVAMACQQGLLEINCYGMLVCDRLIDSITLLERSATILRERCVRSLTVNEERCQQNLLASSGLAAALVPQFGYAKVAAIVGSAHHEHRPFLKIAIDRGLLGEKDVHSLMRRAADVSTSTAE, via the coding sequence ATGCGAATCGAGGAAGATATTCTCGGGAAGAGGGAGCTGCCTGCGGATGCACTCTACGGCATCAATACTGCTCGGGCTTTGGAGAACTTCCCACTCACGGGCCGTACGATTGCGGCGCTGCCTGAGTTTGTCCCCGCATTGGCGATTTTAAAAGAAGCCGCAGCGCTTGCCAATCTTGAGATCGGCGCGCTTTCAGCGCAGAAAGCAGAAGCCATCGTTGAGGCGTGCCAAGAGATCCGCGCCGGAAGGTACGATGCCCACCTCATTGTCGACGTGCTCGAAGGCTCAGGTGGGACATCCTCGAACATGAATCTCAATGAGGTGATTGCAAATCTGGCCGCGCGGCTAGCCGGAACGCCAGCTGGTGACTACTCCTTCGTCCATCCAAATGATCACGTCAATCTCAGTCAATCCACCAATGACGTGATTCCGACGGCCATCAAGCTTGCGATCTTTCGGGTATCAGAGGGGACTTCGCTTGCCTTGATGCAACTGGCCGCCGCCTTCTCGGAGAAGAAGAGGGAGCATTCCCAAACTATGCGGCTTGGCCGAACATGTTTGCAGGATGCAGTTCCGATGCTGTTCGGTCAGACGTTCGGGGGATATCAGGCGGTCATAGAACGCCATGCTAAGCATGTCCAGGAGTTGCGGCGCCAACTCTTGATCGTTCCGCTCGGGGGCACTGCGGTTGGTACCGGATTAAACGCGGGGCCCGGCTACAAACCGGCAATTTTCCGCCACTTATCAGCTCTGATTGGCCATGAAATCAAACCAGCCGCCGATCCATTCGATGGGATGCAGAACTTAGACGCGTGTGCCCGGTTGTCAGCTGAAGTCCGAAATTCCGCAAATTCTCTCTGGAAGATAGCCAACGACCTCATTGTGCTTTCGTCAGGCCCTGTCGGCGCCGTCGGAGAAGTTGCGTTGCCTGCGATCCAGGCTGGATCTTCGATCATCCCCGGCAAGGTGAATCCAGTTGTTCCAATAGCGGTGTGCCAAGCAGCGTTTGCTATCGCCGGGAACGATGCGGCCGTAGCAATGGCCTGCCAACAGGGACTGCTGGAAATCAATTGCTACGGCATGCTGGTTTGCGATCGCCTGATCGATTCTATCACTCTTCTCGAACGTTCCGCGACCATCCTGCGCGAACGGTGTGTGCGCTCGCTTACTGTGAATGAGGAGCGGTGCCAGCAGAATCTGCTCGCGTCGTCTGGGCTAGCAGCAGCGCTGGTACCCCAGTTCGGCTACGCAAAGGTGGCCGCAATCGTGGGGTCAGCGCATCATGAGCATCGACCGTTTCTCAAGATCGCTATCGATCGTGGATTGCTGGGGGAGAAAGACGTGCATTCACTCATGCGCCGTGCTGCCGATGTATCTACGAGCACGGCGGAGTGA
- a CDS encoding carbohydrate porin, which yields MQYGSDDASRRNGSAVSSSAGAQRWVAVALSLAATPLGETALAQAATMPGPQSGTPNKMTQGGIQKKNRPAPLPRSSPSQPPVHLITHETLAQTANAFAAKQDSAVLVVNSRTQQKVDPFAKFEGLREKGMWLGIPGPADTIDQDYGGVRSALAEVGIGYIGGTVNTFVTNQLPNAARSTIRDQLYAGQNPTFNTLNFMIVTYDLSRFGIPDGQIIVGAQQQYWTWKPGGPDRAGINTIAYYQTLFEGKLELKMGYLRNINEFAGTVVGGNAAVNVFGASSNILYQAGMSNNAAPTPALNLKYNFDERFYNRTSIQRSLSPDGQFAHIAENPTGLEWSTANSGVLFLDEAGYKNKAAPGLPETWLRVGAGFNNSSFTDLQHPTLPRANANSIYYVAADRQLWQSDLQGSAVRGIYAGFSAMYAPPDLNRVSQYYELRLYAKGLLDSRPHDQIALVATNTTWSNVAVDAAKGKGHLVHRDSTAISGTYTAHLAPGIYSSVGLTYINNPTSITYTPKTGHALNVLVSTSVFF from the coding sequence ATGCAATATGGATCTGACGACGCCAGCAGGCGTAACGGATCTGCTGTCTCGTCATCCGCCGGCGCACAAAGATGGGTTGCTGTCGCACTGTCCCTCGCTGCCACCCCCCTTGGGGAGACGGCGCTGGCACAAGCTGCCACCATGCCTGGCCCACAAAGCGGCACTCCCAATAAGATGACTCAGGGAGGAATTCAGAAGAAGAACCGCCCCGCTCCGCTCCCGCGAAGCTCCCCGTCCCAACCACCTGTCCATCTCATCACTCACGAGACCCTGGCACAAACTGCCAATGCATTTGCAGCAAAACAGGACAGTGCGGTTCTAGTTGTAAACAGCAGAACTCAACAAAAGGTCGATCCATTTGCAAAGTTCGAGGGCCTCCGCGAAAAAGGTATGTGGCTCGGTATTCCTGGCCCGGCCGATACGATAGATCAGGATTACGGCGGCGTTAGATCTGCGCTAGCGGAAGTCGGGATCGGCTATATTGGCGGGACAGTAAACACCTTTGTCACCAATCAACTGCCGAATGCGGCGAGGAGCACCATCCGCGATCAGCTATATGCTGGTCAGAACCCCACATTTAATACCCTAAACTTCATGATCGTAACGTACGATCTCAGTCGATTTGGGATTCCCGATGGTCAGATCATCGTAGGAGCCCAGCAGCAGTATTGGACCTGGAAGCCCGGGGGGCCAGATAGAGCGGGGATCAATACGATTGCCTATTATCAGACGCTATTTGAGGGGAAGCTCGAACTCAAAATGGGCTATCTCAGAAACATAAATGAGTTCGCAGGTACCGTGGTCGGAGGGAACGCAGCAGTAAACGTTTTTGGGGCTTCGTCCAACATTCTGTACCAGGCAGGCATGAGCAATAATGCTGCGCCTACACCAGCTCTCAATCTGAAGTACAATTTTGATGAACGCTTCTACAATAGGACGTCAATACAGCGCTCACTAAGTCCAGACGGTCAATTTGCACACATTGCTGAAAATCCGACCGGCTTAGAGTGGAGCACGGCTAACTCGGGCGTTCTTTTCCTCGACGAAGCGGGCTACAAGAACAAAGCTGCTCCAGGCTTGCCCGAGACTTGGTTGCGCGTAGGCGCCGGTTTCAACAATAGCAGCTTCACCGACTTGCAGCATCCGACTCTACCGAGAGCAAACGCGAATAGCATCTACTACGTTGCAGCCGACAGGCAACTCTGGCAGTCCGATCTCCAGGGTTCGGCAGTTCGTGGCATCTATGCAGGATTCTCTGCGATGTACGCGCCGCCGGACTTAAACAGAGTGAGCCAATATTACGAGCTCCGTCTTTATGCCAAGGGCTTGTTGGACAGCCGTCCACACGATCAGATTGCCCTTGTTGCCACCAACACTACGTGGAGTAACGTTGCAGTGGATGCTGCCAAGGGTAAGGGCCATCTTGTCCATCGCGACAGTACGGCTATTTCGGGAACATACACCGCGCATCTGGCGCCCGGGATATATTCAAGCGTGGGACTGACATACATCAACAACCCGACAAGCATCACATACACACCCAAAACAGGGCATGCGTTGAACGTCTTGGTATCCACGTCGGTATTCTTCTAA
- a CDS encoding TauD/TfdA family dioxygenase: MTYTVLSDCDVPRGDIVKCAARLGAEIRNVKLSGGLPEQTIGSINELLLEHKVIFFRDQGHLDDAEQERFALRFGKLAPHPTLGAIKGTASIIELDSARAGSRADLWHTDGTFVDAYPKIAVLRSLVIPPFGGDTVWSNTVTAYLDLAPPLQRLADKLWAVHSNAFDYAILARVSELDKKHLDEIFTRTIYQTEHPVVRVHPETGERALVLGALVQNFVGVPKYDGQKLFDLFQSHITALENTVRWRWKEGDVAMWDNRATQHYAVNDYGDQHRVVRRATVAGEVPVGIDGKSSVTRVKTPKEPAAEVA, translated from the coding sequence ATGACTTATACGGTCTTGTCGGATTGCGATGTTCCTCGCGGCGACATCGTCAAATGCGCTGCGCGCCTCGGCGCAGAAATCCGCAACGTCAAGCTATCGGGCGGTTTGCCGGAGCAGACGATCGGCTCGATCAATGAGTTACTATTGGAGCACAAGGTCATCTTCTTCCGAGACCAGGGACACCTCGACGATGCCGAGCAAGAGCGCTTTGCCCTTCGCTTCGGGAAGCTGGCACCTCATCCGACGCTCGGTGCGATCAAAGGTACGGCGTCAATCATCGAGCTTGATTCCGCCCGCGCCGGTAGCCGCGCCGACTTGTGGCACACCGACGGAACCTTCGTCGATGCCTACCCCAAAATTGCGGTACTACGAAGCCTAGTGATTCCACCATTCGGTGGCGATACGGTCTGGTCAAACACCGTGACGGCATATCTTGACCTAGCACCGCCGCTGCAGCGTCTTGCAGACAAGCTTTGGGCCGTTCACAGCAACGCCTTCGACTACGCAATATTGGCCCGCGTCAGCGAGCTCGACAAAAAGCATTTGGACGAAATCTTCACTAGAACGATCTATCAGACTGAGCATCCTGTCGTGCGCGTGCATCCCGAGACCGGCGAGCGCGCGCTAGTGCTTGGCGCTCTGGTGCAAAATTTCGTTGGTGTTCCGAAATACGACGGCCAGAAATTATTTGATCTATTTCAGTCTCATATCACGGCGCTCGAAAACACAGTGCGCTGGCGCTGGAAGGAAGGCGATGTAGCAATGTGGGACAATCGCGCCACGCAACATTATGCGGTGAACGACTACGGCGACCAGCATCGCGTCGTTCGTCGCGCAACCGTTGCCGGCGAAGTACCCGTCGGCATCGATGGAAAAAGCAGCGTAACACGCGTAAAGACGCCCAAGGAACCGGCCGCCGAGGTCGCCTAG
- the metE gene encoding 5-methyltetrahydropteroyltriglutamate--homocysteine S-methyltransferase → MSLLSLPVATLGTPRIGPRRELKLALEAYWAGKISTSQLLEAAAGLRVANWARQKSLGVSVIPSNDFSLYDQVLDTSVMVGAIPEMYGWDGGPVSLQTYFAMARGSQDKEQGASRGQARAHGAAAQEMTKWFDTNYHYMVPEFHKGQTFRLSSRKPIEEYEEAKALGYQTRPVLVGPVTFLKLGKSADPTFDPISLLESLVPVYVEVLKELAKRGAEWVQLDEPYLVLDLDETTRRAVQRAYGRLAEEVPGIKIMLTTYFGAIGDNLATALGLPVAGLHVDLVRAPQQLSQIEISARADLVVSLGVIDGRNVWRSNLFALVERLKPFIAKFGKDRVQLAPSCSLLHVPIDVQLETDIDSDVKRWLAFSVQKIDELAALGKALAGDGSAIAALSESDRAAKARRASPKIHNRVVTQRAAAIDEAMCRRNSAFTTRAEVQRKRFGLPLFPTTTIGSFPQTAQVRNARSARAQGQLTKAEYEQFLKEETARAVLWQEEIGLDVLVHGEFERNDMVQYFAEQLSGFVFTKHGWVQSYGSRYVRPPILFGDVSRPKPMTIEWWRYAQSLTRKPMKAMLTGPVTILNWSFVRDDIPRSEACRQIALAIRDEVAELERAGATMIQIDEAALREGLPLRRSDWKSYLDWAVESFRLCSSGVADATQIHTHMCYSEFNAIIDAIAAMDADVISIETSRSKMELLDAFTAFKYPNDIGPGVYDIHSPRVPEAAEMADLIARARQRLSDSQLWINPDCGLKTRKWTEVRPALVNMVAAAREMRKAS, encoded by the coding sequence ATGTCTCTTCTCTCACTTCCTGTCGCAACCCTCGGCACGCCGCGTATCGGACCGCGCCGTGAGCTCAAGCTGGCGCTCGAAGCCTACTGGGCCGGTAAGATCAGCACCTCGCAGCTTCTTGAAGCAGCGGCGGGTCTTCGTGTCGCCAATTGGGCACGTCAGAAGTCGCTGGGCGTCAGTGTCATCCCATCAAATGACTTTTCGCTTTATGACCAGGTTCTCGATACGAGCGTCATGGTTGGCGCCATTCCCGAGATGTATGGCTGGGACGGCGGGCCGGTCTCGCTGCAGACCTATTTCGCCATGGCACGAGGCTCGCAAGATAAGGAACAAGGCGCGAGCCGCGGTCAAGCTCGAGCTCATGGCGCCGCTGCGCAGGAGATGACTAAGTGGTTCGATACCAACTACCACTACATGGTGCCCGAATTCCATAAGGGACAGACCTTCAGGCTCTCCTCCCGCAAACCGATCGAGGAATATGAGGAGGCGAAAGCCCTTGGCTATCAAACGCGTCCTGTCTTGGTCGGACCGGTCACCTTCCTGAAGCTCGGCAAGAGTGCCGATCCGACATTTGATCCGATTTCGCTGCTCGAGAGCCTCGTACCCGTCTATGTCGAGGTGCTCAAGGAACTGGCGAAACGTGGAGCCGAGTGGGTCCAGCTTGATGAGCCCTATCTGGTGCTTGATCTCGACGAGACGACGCGGCGTGCGGTCCAGCGTGCCTATGGACGTCTTGCTGAGGAGGTCCCTGGCATCAAAATCATGCTTACGACTTATTTCGGAGCGATCGGCGACAATCTGGCGACCGCTCTGGGACTGCCTGTGGCCGGGTTGCACGTGGATCTTGTCCGCGCTCCCCAGCAATTGAGCCAAATTGAAATCAGCGCCCGCGCGGACCTCGTGGTTTCGCTCGGCGTCATCGACGGCCGCAACGTGTGGCGCTCGAACCTCTTTGCACTGGTTGAGCGGCTCAAGCCTTTCATTGCAAAGTTCGGCAAGGATCGCGTGCAACTCGCCCCGTCTTGCTCGCTCTTGCATGTCCCAATCGACGTTCAGCTCGAGACCGATATCGATTCGGATGTGAAGAGGTGGCTTGCCTTCTCGGTGCAGAAGATCGACGAGCTCGCGGCCTTGGGGAAAGCACTCGCAGGCGACGGAAGCGCCATTGCCGCGCTTTCCGAATCAGACCGTGCAGCGAAGGCTCGCCGGGCATCACCGAAGATCCATAACAGGGTTGTCACACAGCGGGCGGCGGCGATTGACGAGGCTATGTGCCGTCGCAACAGCGCTTTTACGACCCGTGCCGAGGTTCAGCGCAAGCGTTTCGGCCTGCCGCTGTTTCCCACGACAACAATCGGCTCGTTCCCACAGACCGCGCAGGTACGCAACGCCCGCTCCGCGCGTGCCCAGGGACAGTTGACAAAGGCGGAATATGAACAATTCCTGAAAGAGGAAACGGCTCGCGCCGTCCTTTGGCAGGAGGAGATTGGGCTCGACGTTCTTGTTCACGGCGAGTTCGAGCGCAACGATATGGTCCAGTATTTCGCTGAACAGCTTTCCGGCTTCGTGTTTACAAAGCATGGCTGGGTGCAATCTTACGGCTCACGTTACGTTCGTCCGCCGATTCTGTTCGGCGATGTCTCGCGGCCGAAGCCGATGACCATCGAATGGTGGCGCTACGCGCAGTCCCTAACCAGAAAGCCGATGAAGGCCATGCTTACGGGGCCGGTGACGATCCTAAATTGGTCGTTTGTCCGTGACGATATTCCGCGGAGCGAGGCCTGCCGTCAGATCGCGCTCGCCATCCGTGATGAGGTCGCCGAACTGGAAAGAGCCGGCGCAACCATGATCCAAATCGATGAGGCCGCACTACGCGAAGGTTTGCCTCTCCGCCGCTCCGATTGGAAGTCTTATCTCGACTGGGCAGTGGAGAGCTTCCGCCTCTGTTCCTCCGGTGTTGCCGATGCGACACAGATCCATACCCACATGTGCTATTCGGAGTTCAACGCCATCATCGATGCAATTGCCGCGATGGACGCAGATGTCATCTCGATCGAAACGTCCCGTTCTAAGATGGAGCTGCTCGACGCATTCACTGCCTTCAAATACCCAAACGACATCGGCCCTGGCGTCTACGACATCCACTCGCCTCGCGTTCCCGAGGCTGCTGAGATGGCGGATCTCATCGCGCGAGCTCGCCAACGACTGTCGGATTCGCAGCTCTGGATCAATCCGGATTGCGGCCTAAAGACCCGCAAATGGACCGAAGTCCGTCCGGCGCTCGTCAACATGGTTGCGGCGGCCCGCGAAATGCGCAAGGCGTCCTGA